A single genomic interval of Alteromonas sp. BL110 harbors:
- the rfbC gene encoding dTDP-4-dehydrorhamnose 3,5-epimerase, protein MQVIKTDIPAVKIIEPKVFGDERGFFLETFRTDWFKKECADVDFVQDNHSKSSQGILRGLHYQMEQTQGKLVRVVSGEVYDVAVDMRKDSPTYGKWVGVILSAENKRQLWVPAGFAHGFYVTSESAEFVYKCTDYYHPESEISVKYDDPTLNIDWPLVNGEKPSLSGKDEAGLAFVDAPTF, encoded by the coding sequence ATGCAAGTAATTAAAACAGACATCCCTGCTGTAAAAATCATCGAGCCTAAAGTATTTGGTGACGAGCGAGGTTTTTTTCTAGAAACCTTTCGCACCGACTGGTTTAAGAAAGAATGTGCAGATGTAGATTTTGTTCAGGATAACCATTCTAAATCTAGCCAAGGTATTCTTCGTGGCCTCCATTATCAAATGGAGCAAACCCAAGGCAAATTAGTACGTGTAGTCAGCGGTGAAGTATACGATGTAGCCGTAGATATGCGTAAAGACTCACCTACATACGGTAAGTGGGTTGGAGTAATACTTTCTGCCGAAAATAAACGTCAGTTATGGGTACCTGCAGGCTTTGCGCACGGATTCTACGTAACCAGCGAATCAGCAGAGTTCGTGTACAAGTGTACCGACTATTACCACCCGGAATCTGAAATATCAGTTAAGTACGACGACCCTACATTAAATATCGACTGGCCATTAGTAAATGGTGAGAAGCCTTCTCTATCAGGTAAAGATGAGGCGGGCTTGGCATTTGTAGACGCACCTACGTTTTAA
- a CDS encoding alginate O-acetyltransferase AlgX-related protein, which yields MSQYSLSIEPLSHKLSDRFLWCLDRPIDNLRFDYKDLDKCCLEFSGWLVNHKNVSGELVVLHGDRVDKLTRNESRIDVENKIVQKNEKLEKRQHYGFKHAIKLISDKFTIALISESILTPLYNGHIKGAFEVIKGEDNWLFLDNDTNKSVDQFQGKVKLSRHIKKAWLEYMENFQSISKTHNLTSVFLVAPSKEYVLRDKYPIKNLKNTPLEQIEKIAPPGFNLLSLTDTLKQSPQNTFRVCDTHWNSHGAMLASIDLCVSLGISRKELREIFSKDTYKEKEVGGDLGNKLFPPQTYLEQILTSFNYRNNIVYDNGLPNFGRTMFIYNSNALMNETLLLFGSSSSYSMFNYLNRVFRKVIFFHTAGSIDLSILAKLEPKYLVAQSNARFLVKAPSTSVSIKDIVAEKLANGILPASTNNSINTNSIEDILQVVEQVLIY from the coding sequence ATGTCACAATACTCCTTATCTATTGAGCCCCTTTCACATAAACTTTCAGATCGTTTTCTGTGGTGCCTTGATCGTCCTATCGATAACTTAAGATTTGACTATAAAGATTTAGATAAATGTTGTTTAGAGTTTAGCGGTTGGTTAGTTAACCATAAAAATGTCAGCGGTGAACTAGTAGTCTTGCACGGTGACCGAGTAGATAAGCTGACAAGAAATGAGTCTAGGATTGATGTAGAAAATAAAATAGTTCAAAAAAATGAAAAGCTAGAGAAGCGACAACATTATGGTTTTAAGCATGCCATAAAGCTTATTTCTGATAAATTTACAATAGCATTAATTTCAGAAAGTATTCTTACGCCTCTTTACAACGGGCATATTAAAGGTGCTTTTGAAGTAATTAAAGGCGAAGACAATTGGCTTTTCTTAGACAACGATACAAATAAAAGCGTCGATCAATTTCAAGGAAAAGTGAAGCTTTCGAGACACATTAAGAAAGCATGGCTTGAGTATATGGAAAACTTTCAATCTATATCAAAAACTCATAACTTGACATCAGTTTTTTTAGTAGCACCTTCAAAAGAGTACGTGCTACGAGATAAGTACCCAATTAAAAACCTCAAAAATACGCCATTAGAACAAATTGAAAAAATAGCGCCCCCTGGATTCAATTTATTATCTCTGACAGACACTTTAAAACAGTCACCCCAAAATACGTTCAGAGTCTGCGATACACATTGGAATTCACACGGAGCAATGCTAGCTAGTATTGACCTTTGCGTAAGTTTAGGTATCAGCCGTAAAGAATTGCGAGAGATATTTTCAAAAGACACATACAAGGAGAAAGAAGTTGGAGGAGATTTAGGAAACAAGTTATTTCCACCACAGACGTATTTAGAACAGATTCTAACTAGCTTCAATTATAGAAATAATATCGTGTATGATAATGGCCTACCAAACTTTGGAAGGACAATGTTCATTTACAATAGCAACGCATTGATGAATGAGACACTGTTGCTCTTCGGTTCCTCATCGTCTTACTCAATGTTCAATTATCTTAATCGAGTCTTTCGCAAAGTAATATTTTTTCATACCGCCGGTAGTATAGACCTAAGCATTCTAGCAAAACTTGAGCCTAAATATCTGGTAGCTCAATCCAACGCTCGATTTTTAGTTAAAGCTCCATCAACATCGGTGTCTATCAAAGATATTGTTGCTGAAAAACTTGCAAATGGGATTCTTCCTGCCTCTACTAATAACTCTATTAACACGAATAGCATTGAAGATATCTTGCAGGTTGTTGAACAAGTTTTAATATACTGA
- a CDS encoding glycosyltransferase, whose amino-acid sequence MKLRLMMVLRAYKRRLASTYRRLVTEPKLLSALKREKLLDSKWYLNENPDVAEANLCPNLHFIRFGVLEGRLPNRGFNAKKVTEQIKDSSPELSSLLRENLSAFPPSYENVSFTENSHFSIYEQLDFPKVDVVRSINKRYLEAHVSIIIPVYNAFSETRKCLDSILRAETPHTSVIVINDASPEGGFEPLASEYASDEFNFLENTQNLGFSGTINKGINYARKLRPDSDILILNSDTIVSRWWLRELKLVAMSSSEIGTVTAVSNAAGPFSVHTFSSTPSLSEINDVAGALREKAPLVSPPLPTGHGFCMYVKGELIEDIGVFDSQSFPKGYGEENDFCMRAVKKGWKNTFAARSFVYHKQNASFKEQKANLISIGRAKVDSLHPEYSKLLNRTFNSNAYKSFISYLSFVTQINAPTSQPLPKILYVISTETGGTPQTNLDLMKQVSEEYECYLLVSNSKTVKLFVLQESNLKLIQLHELHEKIHPSIHVSAEYDAVVSNWIGLLNISLVHIRHIGWHSFGLIEYSHNYGIPIVFSFHDFYTVCPTVKLLDGDKQYCGGACSDASKPCLPELWPAKQLSNLNDFEVYIWQRRFRKYLCYISNFVTTSESTKEVISNVYPTISPDNFHVIPHGRDFVEFTQLAKYPSKNKKFRLVCPGNINVAKGLAYINELAEEASDILEIHIVGKVSNEVQLSSKLILHGEYEREQLKDIITKIEPSFGGVFSIWPETWCHTVTELLSCGVPLFTFGMGAIEERVRRGNFGWILRSNKPIDLANKLSDTSFNIEWEDKVLNVLKWQSGEGLTLSSHHMASQYLDIYKNLI is encoded by the coding sequence ATGAAGTTAAGGTTAATGATGGTATTGAGAGCATATAAAAGAAGACTTGCTAGCACGTATAGAAGGTTAGTTACCGAACCAAAACTCTTGAGTGCTCTCAAGCGAGAAAAGTTACTAGACAGCAAATGGTACCTTAATGAAAATCCAGATGTAGCAGAAGCTAATCTATGCCCAAATTTGCATTTTATACGATTCGGGGTTTTAGAGGGAAGGCTTCCAAACCGAGGCTTTAATGCGAAGAAAGTCACTGAGCAGATAAAAGATTCTAGTCCAGAATTATCAAGCTTATTGAGAGAAAACCTTAGCGCTTTCCCTCCCTCATATGAGAACGTGTCATTTACCGAGAATTCTCACTTTTCGATATATGAACAACTAGACTTCCCGAAAGTTGACGTCGTACGTTCAATAAATAAACGGTACCTCGAAGCTCATGTATCGATAATTATTCCAGTTTATAATGCCTTTTCAGAAACACGTAAATGCTTAGATTCTATTTTACGCGCTGAGACACCTCACACTAGTGTTATTGTTATTAACGATGCGAGTCCAGAAGGTGGCTTTGAACCGCTGGCCAGCGAATATGCAAGTGATGAATTCAACTTTTTAGAAAATACTCAAAACCTTGGCTTCAGTGGAACAATAAACAAAGGTATCAACTACGCGCGTAAACTTCGTCCTGATAGCGATATTCTTATATTAAACTCTGATACTATCGTAAGTCGTTGGTGGCTCAGAGAATTAAAACTCGTAGCGATGAGTAGCAGTGAGATTGGAACTGTTACGGCTGTATCCAATGCAGCAGGTCCCTTTAGTGTACATACATTTTCTTCTACGCCCTCTTTAAGCGAAATTAACGATGTTGCCGGCGCCTTGAGAGAGAAGGCTCCTTTGGTTAGTCCACCTCTGCCAACGGGACATGGGTTCTGTATGTATGTCAAAGGTGAACTCATAGAGGACATAGGGGTTTTCGACAGCCAATCATTTCCAAAAGGATATGGTGAAGAAAATGACTTCTGTATGAGAGCGGTTAAAAAAGGGTGGAAAAACACGTTTGCAGCTAGAAGTTTTGTTTACCACAAACAAAATGCAAGCTTTAAAGAGCAGAAGGCTAATTTAATATCTATTGGGAGAGCAAAAGTAGATTCACTTCATCCCGAGTATAGTAAGTTGCTAAACCGAACCTTTAATTCCAATGCATATAAATCTTTCATATCATATTTAAGCTTCGTTACTCAAATAAATGCACCAACGTCTCAGCCATTGCCTAAAATACTTTACGTTATTTCGACGGAAACAGGGGGGACTCCCCAAACGAATTTGGATTTAATGAAACAAGTTTCCGAGGAGTATGAATGTTACTTGCTCGTCTCTAACTCTAAAACTGTGAAATTGTTTGTGCTGCAAGAGAGCAACTTAAAGTTGATCCAACTACATGAGTTACATGAAAAAATTCACCCTTCTATTCATGTAAGCGCAGAGTATGACGCTGTGGTTTCAAACTGGATTGGTTTGTTAAATATTAGTTTGGTGCACATTCGCCATATTGGTTGGCATAGCTTCGGTCTCATTGAATATTCACATAACTATGGAATACCTATAGTATTCAGCTTTCACGACTTTTATACGGTATGCCCTACGGTAAAGCTTTTAGATGGTGACAAGCAGTATTGTGGTGGTGCGTGCAGTGATGCGAGCAAACCTTGCCTTCCAGAGCTATGGCCTGCAAAGCAGCTTTCTAACTTGAATGATTTCGAAGTGTATATATGGCAGCGCAGATTTAGAAAGTACTTATGCTATATCTCAAACTTCGTTACTACAAGCGAATCGACAAAAGAAGTAATTTCTAATGTGTATCCGACGATTTCCCCTGATAATTTTCATGTTATTCCGCATGGGCGAGACTTTGTTGAGTTTACTCAACTAGCCAAATATCCAAGCAAAAATAAGAAGTTCAGGCTAGTCTGCCCCGGAAATATAAATGTTGCTAAGGGGTTGGCATATATAAATGAGCTCGCAGAGGAAGCTTCAGATATATTGGAAATTCATATTGTTGGAAAAGTATCCAATGAAGTGCAGCTTTCTTCAAAGTTGATTCTTCATGGTGAGTATGAACGTGAGCAATTAAAGGATATCATCACAAAAATCGAACCATCTTTCGGTGGTGTTTTTTCCATATGGCCGGAAACCTGGTGTCATACAGTAACCGAATTGCTTTCATGCGGCGTTCCTTTATTTACGTTTGGAATGGGTGCTATTGAAGAAAGAGTCAGAAGAGGAAATTTTGGGTGGATATTACGAAGCAATAAGCCAATTGATTTAGCTAATAAATTATCTGATACTTCATTTAATATTGAGTGGGAAGATAAAGTGTTAAACGTCTTGAAATGGCAAAGTGGAGAGGGATTGACTTTATCCTCTCATCATATGGCATCCCAATATTTAGATATCTATAAAAACTTAATTTGA
- the rfbA gene encoding glucose-1-phosphate thymidylyltransferase RfbA, translating to MRKGIILAGGSGTRLHPLTKVVSKQLMPVYDKPMIFYPLTTLMMSGIRDVLIITTPEEQQRFIDLIGDGSALGMNIQYAVQPSPDGLAQAFLIGKEFIGNDSCSLVLGDNIYYGHDLKLSLQNAFKQEHGATVFGYHVNDPERYGVVDFDDNWNALSIEEKPAVPKSNYAVTGLYYYDNRVVDFAKEVKPSPRGELEITDLNNLYLQDGSLKVELMGRGSAWLDTGTLDSLLEAANFVAAIEKRQGLKVCCPEEVAYRMGYINAEQLEKLAAPLKKSGYGDYLLKVINDRVKI from the coding sequence TTGAGAAAAGGAATTATTTTGGCGGGCGGATCTGGCACACGCTTACATCCGTTAACTAAGGTAGTAAGTAAGCAGTTAATGCCTGTTTACGACAAGCCGATGATTTTTTATCCATTAACAACGTTAATGATGTCGGGTATTCGTGATGTACTTATTATCACCACACCTGAAGAACAGCAGCGATTTATCGACCTTATCGGTGATGGCTCGGCATTAGGAATGAATATTCAGTACGCGGTTCAGCCTTCGCCAGATGGTTTGGCACAAGCTTTTCTTATAGGTAAAGAGTTCATTGGAAATGATAGCTGTTCATTGGTTCTTGGTGACAACATTTATTATGGCCACGATTTAAAATTATCGCTGCAGAATGCGTTTAAACAAGAGCACGGTGCAACGGTGTTTGGTTATCACGTCAATGACCCTGAACGCTATGGTGTAGTAGATTTTGACGATAACTGGAATGCACTTTCTATAGAAGAAAAGCCTGCTGTTCCCAAATCAAACTATGCGGTAACAGGTCTGTATTACTACGACAATCGCGTAGTGGATTTTGCTAAAGAAGTTAAGCCATCGCCGCGTGGTGAACTCGAAATTACTGACTTGAACAACTTATACCTTCAAGATGGAAGTTTGAAAGTAGAGCTAATGGGGCGCGGTTCAGCATGGTTGGATACAGGTACACTTGACTCTTTGCTCGAAGCGGCAAACTTTGTAGCAGCTATTGAAAAACGCCAAGGCTTGAAAGTATGTTGCCCTGAAGAGGTGGCTTACAGAATGGGCTATATCAACGCTGAGCAACTTGAAAAGTTGGCGGCACCGCTTAAGAAAAGCGGGTATGGCGATTACCTGCTTAAAGTGATCAATGATAGAGTTAAGATCTAG
- a CDS encoding polysaccharide pyruvyl transferase family protein, with translation MKQLNILASIKDPTAKHGNLGDMFGYLLLEHYCAQYSVNINRIGVHEKIPEDTYAFVGSIIHLCHKKVKEQGDGCSINVLGCGLIKEDKIPYNKNLRFLGVRGPKTSNLLPEDADVISDPGLLISKIFKLPYNTQTEEVGFIIHSVDRKAFFEMFPSAKNNLIDNYKAPHEFLEQLSRYKYVVSSSLHGVIFCHAYGIPVCSIKVTEKITGGDFKYTDYYQSIGNTQFATRHTIDESTNFRDLVAKEWQPEKANIEKIQNKQKSLIINVLKSL, from the coding sequence ATGAAGCAATTAAATATTTTAGCTAGTATAAAAGATCCGACAGCGAAGCACGGAAATCTTGGCGACATGTTTGGTTATCTTTTGTTAGAGCACTATTGTGCCCAATACTCCGTAAACATAAATCGTATTGGTGTTCACGAAAAAATCCCTGAAGATACCTATGCTTTTGTAGGAAGTATTATTCATCTTTGCCATAAAAAAGTTAAAGAACAAGGCGATGGCTGTTCTATAAACGTGTTGGGGTGCGGATTAATAAAGGAAGATAAAATTCCTTATAATAAGAACCTGCGTTTCTTGGGTGTACGTGGCCCAAAGACGAGTAACTTGTTACCAGAAGACGCCGATGTTATTTCTGATCCCGGATTACTAATATCCAAAATTTTTAAACTTCCTTATAATACTCAAACAGAAGAAGTAGGCTTTATTATACATAGCGTTGATAGGAAAGCTTTTTTTGAGATGTTTCCAAGTGCAAAGAACAACCTCATTGATAATTATAAAGCCCCTCATGAGTTCTTAGAGCAGTTGTCGAGATATAAATATGTCGTGTCGAGTAGTCTGCACGGAGTAATATTTTGTCACGCATATGGTATCCCTGTTTGCTCGATTAAGGTTACTGAAAAAATTACTGGTGGCGACTTTAAATATACTGATTACTACCAATCGATAGGGAATACTCAATTTGCAACTAGGCATACAATAGATGAAAGTACGAATTTTCGCGATTTAGTAGCGAAGGAGTGGCAGCCCGAAAAAGCGAATATAGAAAAAATACAAAACAAGCAAAAGAGCTTGATAATAAACGTTCTGAAGAGCTTGTAA
- the rfbD gene encoding dTDP-4-dehydrorhamnose reductase translates to MNIVIIGKSGQLAFELSRELENSEHKVTFLGRDDIDITNASNIEENLSPLSADVLINASAYTAVDKAEEDTEACNAINALAVQNLAKFCKANGAFMVHVSTDYVFNGHKGSPYLTDDPIEPQGAYGKSKAEGEKALLEILPDASCLIRTAWVYSSHGNNFVKTMLRLMADKPQLGVIDDQIGTPTWAKGLAEACVSAALNKTSGVYHWTDEGVASWYDFALAIQELGVEKGLLDKSIPVLPIPSSQYPTPAKRPHYSVLDKQTAREAFAACKPTHWRKQLASMLDELKA, encoded by the coding sequence ATGAATATTGTAATTATAGGTAAGTCTGGGCAGCTAGCGTTTGAGCTTTCTCGTGAGCTAGAAAATAGCGAGCATAAGGTTACGTTTTTAGGGCGCGACGATATTGATATTACGAATGCCTCTAATATTGAAGAAAACTTATCGCCTTTATCAGCCGATGTTTTAATAAACGCGTCTGCCTATACAGCTGTTGATAAAGCGGAAGAAGATACCGAAGCGTGTAATGCCATTAATGCGTTAGCTGTACAGAATTTAGCAAAATTCTGTAAAGCAAACGGCGCTTTTATGGTTCATGTGTCTACCGACTATGTATTTAACGGTCACAAAGGTTCGCCTTATCTCACGGACGACCCTATCGAGCCGCAAGGTGCTTACGGCAAGTCGAAAGCAGAAGGCGAAAAAGCACTGCTTGAAATACTACCTGATGCTAGCTGTCTAATTCGCACTGCTTGGGTTTACTCTTCGCATGGTAATAACTTTGTGAAAACCATGCTGCGTTTGATGGCAGATAAACCTCAGTTAGGCGTAATAGATGACCAAATAGGCACACCCACGTGGGCTAAGGGTTTGGCTGAAGCTTGTGTTTCTGCCGCTTTGAATAAAACCAGTGGCGTGTATCACTGGACTGATGAAGGTGTAGCTAGTTGGTACGACTTTGCGCTGGCTATTCAAGAACTAGGTGTTGAGAAAGGTTTGCTAGATAAATCGATTCCAGTATTACCTATACCGTCAAGCCAATACCCAACACCTGCAAAACGTCCGCATTACAGTGTATTAGACAAGCAAACCGCACGCGAAGCGTTTGCGGCGTGTAAGCCTACTCACTGGCGCAAGCAATTAGCCAGCATGTTAGACGAATTGAAAGCGTAA
- a CDS encoding glycosyltransferase family 2 protein: MKKIAMRSVRAALQLIPKNLKDKLKQNERLTGLYVRSVRKSGLFFDAPTPKQTQALYNHWLEANESAFSKPAAKIDGWQAIVFGTDNLSFTQEKVKSLGAETCLIIGESDLDVLDKQISQLNNQLPTLLLNGGDLLEKTAISHLCEALKESDLVYCDTDELDNNGAKSSPRFLPDCNPELQFSTAYINTGVMIKTVLLKSLHITNQTTIAEIVTELSLTNKNLAIDHLPLPLVHLLPNKDGESDTLERVKTVIEKHAKAKVEIDEQYSVNRLCWPNSNPLVSLIIPTKNGKALVKACIESILEKTTYQNYEILLIDNGSDEQESIKYFTYLDTLEKVRVLSYPAPFNYSAINNFGVEHAKGSILGLINNDIEVISPDWLTYMVGHAEREDVGCVGAKLLYSDTRIQHAGVVLGYGGGAGHAHKNFPRFHTGYLKRIVATNNYSAVTAACLLVKRAHFDAVNGLNEKDLSVAFNDVDFCLKVKGLGVNNVYCAEAELFHHESVSRGLDISPEKAARFNRELNYLQTTWSDFIANDPAYSPNLTLKRENFSIRSAVELKK, encoded by the coding sequence ATGAAAAAAATTGCTATGCGGTCAGTGCGAGCCGCCCTTCAACTTATTCCTAAAAATTTAAAAGACAAGCTTAAACAAAACGAACGTTTAACTGGTTTGTATGTAAGGTCGGTAAGAAAGTCTGGGCTATTTTTCGATGCTCCAACGCCTAAACAAACGCAGGCGTTGTACAATCATTGGCTTGAAGCAAATGAGTCTGCTTTTTCAAAGCCAGCAGCCAAGATTGATGGATGGCAAGCTATAGTATTTGGCACCGACAATCTGAGTTTCACTCAAGAAAAAGTTAAGTCCCTTGGTGCTGAAACTTGCTTAATAATAGGGGAATCGGATCTAGATGTTTTAGACAAGCAAATTTCACAACTCAATAACCAGTTACCCACGCTATTGCTAAACGGTGGTGATTTGTTAGAAAAAACTGCTATAAGCCATTTATGTGAAGCTTTGAAAGAAAGCGACTTAGTTTATTGTGATACTGATGAGCTGGATAATAATGGGGCCAAATCATCACCAAGGTTTCTACCCGATTGTAACCCTGAGCTTCAATTTTCTACCGCTTATATTAATACTGGGGTAATGATCAAAACAGTGCTTTTAAAGTCGCTACACATTACTAACCAAACAACAATTGCAGAGATAGTTACAGAGCTTTCCCTTACTAACAAAAATTTGGCTATTGATCATCTGCCGCTGCCCTTAGTGCACCTATTGCCAAATAAAGACGGTGAGTCAGATACGCTGGAGCGTGTTAAAACAGTGATAGAAAAGCACGCAAAAGCGAAAGTGGAAATAGACGAGCAATATAGCGTCAACCGGTTATGTTGGCCCAATAGTAATCCCTTGGTAAGCCTGATCATTCCCACCAAAAATGGGAAAGCCTTGGTTAAAGCATGTATCGAGTCAATCCTAGAGAAAACCACCTATCAAAATTACGAAATACTGCTTATAGACAACGGCTCTGATGAACAGGAAAGTATCAAATATTTTACCTACTTAGATACATTGGAAAAAGTAAGAGTCCTTAGTTACCCAGCGCCATTTAACTATTCAGCAATTAATAACTTTGGGGTTGAACATGCGAAAGGCTCCATTCTTGGGCTAATTAATAACGATATTGAAGTTATATCGCCTGATTGGCTTACTTATATGGTGGGGCATGCAGAGCGCGAAGATGTTGGCTGTGTTGGTGCAAAGCTGCTTTATTCTGATACACGGATACAACACGCGGGTGTTGTTTTAGGCTACGGTGGTGGCGCTGGCCATGCTCATAAGAACTTTCCGCGTTTTCATACTGGTTACTTAAAGAGAATTGTTGCTACAAACAACTATAGTGCCGTAACCGCAGCGTGTTTATTGGTTAAACGCGCGCATTTTGACGCCGTAAACGGTTTAAATGAAAAGGACCTTTCTGTTGCCTTTAACGATGTAGATTTTTGTTTGAAGGTTAAAGGCTTAGGCGTCAATAATGTTTACTGCGCAGAAGCAGAGCTTTTCCATCATGAATCGGTGAGTAGAGGCTTAGATATATCACCTGAAAAAGCGGCGCGTTTTAATCGCGAATTAAATTACCTTCAAACTACGTGGAGCGACTTCATAGCTAATGATCCCGCTTATAGTCCAAATCTAACGCTAAAACGCGAGAACTTTTCGATAAGAAGCGCAGTAGAATTGAAAAAGTGA
- the rfbB gene encoding dTDP-glucose 4,6-dehydratase, with translation MSKTILVTGGAGFIGSAVVRHLINDTDHTVVNLDKLTYAGNLESLTPVSDSDRYNFEQVDICDAEEVKRVLNTHQPDIIMHLAAESHVDRSIDGPGEFIQTNVVGTYTLLEQARAYWSALEGDKKAGFKFHHISTDEVYGDLPHPDEVEPGTELPLFTETTPYAPSSPYSASKASSDQLVRSWLRTYKLPTLVTNCSNNYGPYHFPEKLIPLVILNALAGKPLPVYGKGNQIRDWLYVEDHARALVVVALNGEIGETYNIGGHNEKQNIEVVQTICSILDEVKPKDSKYADQITYVQDRPGHDMRYAIDASKIERELGWKPEETFESGIRKTVEWYLANEGWWKAVLDGSYQGERLGTGS, from the coding sequence ATGAGTAAAACGATTTTAGTAACAGGTGGCGCGGGCTTTATTGGCTCAGCAGTAGTTCGCCATCTTATAAACGATACAGACCACACTGTGGTTAACTTAGATAAGCTAACTTACGCGGGAAATTTAGAATCACTAACACCTGTTTCAGATAGCGACCGCTACAACTTTGAACAAGTTGATATCTGTGATGCTGAAGAAGTAAAGCGCGTGTTAAACACGCACCAGCCAGATATCATTATGCATCTTGCGGCAGAGTCTCATGTAGACCGTTCAATTGACGGGCCTGGCGAGTTTATTCAAACCAATGTAGTTGGTACGTATACCTTGCTTGAACAAGCAAGAGCGTATTGGTCAGCACTGGAAGGCGATAAAAAAGCTGGGTTTAAGTTTCATCATATTTCTACTGACGAAGTATACGGAGACCTTCCGCACCCAGATGAAGTAGAGCCAGGCACAGAGCTTCCGCTCTTTACGGAAACTACCCCGTATGCACCAAGCTCGCCATACTCAGCAAGTAAAGCAAGTTCAGATCAGCTAGTGCGTTCGTGGCTTCGCACTTACAAGCTGCCAACGCTTGTAACTAATTGCTCGAACAATTACGGTCCGTATCACTTCCCAGAAAAGCTTATTCCGTTAGTAATTCTAAATGCGCTAGCTGGAAAGCCGTTACCTGTATATGGTAAAGGTAATCAAATTCGTGATTGGTTGTATGTTGAAGACCATGCTCGTGCATTGGTTGTGGTTGCACTAAACGGTGAAATTGGTGAAACCTATAACATTGGTGGTCACAACGAAAAGCAGAACATTGAAGTAGTGCAAACTATCTGTTCAATTCTGGATGAAGTTAAGCCAAAAGATAGCAAATACGCTGATCAAATTACCTACGTTCAAGACCGTCCAGGGCACGATATGCGCTACGCTATTGATGCTAGCAAAATTGAGCGTGAGCTTGGATGGAAGCCAGAAGAAACGTTTGAAAGCGGTATTCGCAAAACCGTTGAGTGGTATTTAGCGAACGAAGGCTGGTGGAAGGCCGTTCTTGACGGTAGCTATCAAGGCGAGCGTTTAGGTACTGGAAGCTGA